In a genomic window of Sporosarcina trichiuri:
- a CDS encoding proline dehydrogenase family protein, giving the protein MLKDFFIGLSQNQMLNSAAKKYGLKLGAQNVVAGTNIPETIESIRELNAHGISCTVDNLGEFVHNREEATDAKEQILSVIEAIHENGVDAHISLKPSQLGLDIDKDFCEDNLREIVKKANEYDIFVNFDMEDYGRLKPSFDLLDDLSKEYKNIGTVIQAYFFEAEDYMKEHKDFRLRIVKGAYKESPAVAYQDKADIDENFVRLIEWHLLNGKFTSIATHDHHVINHVKQFVKENNIPNEKFEFQMLYGFRKDMQLELAKEGYNFTTYVPFGQDWYGYFMRRLAERPQNMNLIVKQVFNKKTNTMIGLAAGAFALGRLTKKGK; this is encoded by the coding sequence ATGCTAAAAGACTTTTTTATCGGCCTTTCTCAAAACCAGATGCTGAACAGCGCAGCAAAAAAATACGGCCTGAAACTGGGTGCCCAAAACGTCGTAGCCGGAACCAACATCCCTGAAACGATCGAGAGCATCCGTGAACTGAATGCCCACGGTATTTCATGCACCGTCGACAATCTAGGCGAGTTCGTGCATAACCGCGAGGAAGCGACAGACGCGAAAGAACAGATCCTGAGTGTCATCGAAGCCATCCATGAGAACGGGGTGGATGCACACATCTCACTCAAGCCTTCTCAGCTCGGGCTGGATATCGATAAGGACTTCTGTGAGGACAACTTGCGTGAAATCGTCAAAAAAGCGAACGAGTATGATATCTTCGTCAACTTCGATATGGAAGACTATGGCCGTCTGAAGCCGTCATTCGACCTTCTCGATGACCTGTCGAAAGAGTACAAGAACATCGGCACAGTCATCCAGGCGTACTTCTTCGAAGCGGAAGACTACATGAAAGAGCATAAGGATTTCCGTCTGCGGATCGTCAAAGGCGCATATAAGGAATCACCTGCCGTCGCGTACCAGGACAAAGCGGATATCGATGAAAACTTCGTCCGATTGATCGAATGGCACCTGCTGAACGGCAAGTTCACATCGATCGCAACACACGACCATCATGTCATCAACCACGTCAAGCAGTTCGTGAAGGAGAACAATATCCCGAACGAGAAATTCGAATTCCAGATGCTGTACGGCTTCCGTAAGGATATGCAGCTGGAGCTTGCGAAGGAAGGGTACAACTTCACGACATATGTACCGTTCGGCCAGGACTGGTACGGATACTTCATGCGCCGTCTGGCAGAGCGCCCGCAAAACATGAACCTGATCGTCAAGCAGGTCTTCAACAAGAAGACGAATACGATGATCGGTCTGGCGGCCGGCGCATTCGCACTCGGACGTCTTACGAAAAAAGGCAAATAA
- the ilvA gene encoding threonine ammonia-lyase IlvA: protein MQEAAKKQLAIEDILIANQVLKDVVVHTPLQKNERLSNEYGCTVYIKREDLQSVRSFKLRGAYYKIKCIEEEARQKGVVCASAGNHAQGVAYACAELGIDAKIFMPLPTPKQKVDQVEMFGRGTVDIVLTGDTFDDSFEEASRCTSEEGRIFIHPFDDFDIMAGQATVAVEIMNDIGEPLDYVFASIGGGGLMSGMSTYIKNLSPQTRMIGVEPAGAASMRASFENGSRTSLPDIDKFVDGAAVKCPGQKTFDVCFELVDEVLAVPEGKVCTAILDLYNKHAIIAEPAGALPVAALDAYKEQIRGKSVVLVISGGNNDIGRMQEIKEKSLIHQGLLHYFIVNFPQRSGALRQFLDNVLGPNDDITTFEYTKKNNKENGPALVGIELKDPADHGGLVGRMEENGFPFTEVKHDSMLFDLLI, encoded by the coding sequence ATACAGGAAGCAGCGAAAAAACAGTTAGCTATCGAAGATATTCTGATTGCGAATCAGGTGCTGAAAGACGTTGTCGTCCATACACCGCTCCAGAAGAATGAGCGGCTGTCGAATGAATATGGATGCACCGTCTACATCAAGCGGGAAGATCTGCAGTCGGTCCGCTCGTTCAAACTGCGCGGTGCGTATTATAAAATCAAATGCATCGAAGAGGAGGCACGGCAGAAAGGTGTCGTCTGCGCAAGTGCCGGCAATCATGCACAGGGCGTCGCGTATGCATGTGCGGAACTCGGAATCGATGCCAAGATCTTCATGCCGCTTCCTACACCGAAACAGAAAGTCGATCAAGTGGAAATGTTCGGCAGAGGGACTGTCGATATCGTGCTGACAGGCGATACGTTCGATGATTCGTTCGAAGAGGCGAGCCGATGCACGTCGGAGGAAGGGCGGATCTTCATCCATCCGTTCGACGACTTCGATATCATGGCGGGCCAGGCGACCGTAGCAGTCGAAATCATGAATGACATCGGAGAGCCGCTCGATTATGTGTTCGCAAGCATCGGCGGGGGCGGCCTCATGTCCGGTATGAGTACATATATTAAAAACCTCTCGCCGCAAACCCGGATGATCGGCGTCGAGCCTGCAGGAGCGGCGAGTATGCGTGCATCGTTCGAGAATGGTTCGCGTACTTCCCTGCCCGATATCGATAAGTTCGTCGATGGAGCTGCGGTGAAGTGTCCCGGCCAGAAGACATTCGATGTCTGTTTCGAACTGGTCGATGAGGTCCTTGCCGTTCCTGAAGGGAAAGTCTGCACGGCGATCCTCGACCTGTACAACAAGCATGCCATCATTGCGGAACCTGCGGGCGCCCTGCCCGTGGCAGCGCTCGATGCGTATAAAGAACAGATCAGAGGTAAATCTGTCGTCCTTGTGATCAGCGGAGGGAACAACGATATCGGCCGTATGCAAGAAATCAAGGAAAAATCGCTGATCCATCAGGGCCTGCTCCATTATTTCATCGTCAACTTCCCGCAGCGTTCAGGCGCACTCCGTCAGTTCCTGGATAATGTGCTTGGACCGAACGATGATATCACGACGTTCGAATATACTAAGAAGAACAACAAAGAGAACGGGCCGGCATTGGTCGGTATCGAATTGAAAGACCCGGCAGACCACGGCGGCCTGGTCGGCCGTATGGAGGAAAACGGATTTCCGTTCACTGAAGTGAAGCATGACAGCATGCTCTTCGATCTCCTGATCTGA
- a CDS encoding DUF1646 family protein, whose product MVWILILLLIFVLAGPFVFPFAERYLEFYLFWLGLAAVLVSGVWSAELLKTSLEEPIAITLAVLAAGVLFRLGSTPFGRAILLAERVIPSRLFTAMIVFGLGLAASVITAIIAAVLLVAIVGILGYGRRSQVRLVILSCYSIGLGAVLTPLGEPLSTIATSRLGESFFYLSGLLGKDVLISLLIIAAVAAAAVEPPVRKACGQSTEKESWHAIFFRGFNVYVFIVALGFLGAGFAPLLGQLLDGRSPAFLYWANTISAVLDNATLASIELSSSMDASVVRAILMGLIISGGMLIPGNIPNIIAAGKLSITSKEWARFGLPFGLLGMLLYFLVAVR is encoded by the coding sequence GTGGTGTGGATACTGATATTGCTGCTGATCTTCGTTCTCGCGGGGCCATTCGTGTTTCCCTTCGCGGAACGGTATTTGGAGTTCTATCTCTTCTGGCTCGGCCTGGCTGCGGTTCTCGTGTCAGGTGTGTGGAGTGCGGAATTGCTGAAGACCTCGCTGGAAGAGCCGATAGCGATCACTCTGGCAGTGCTTGCAGCGGGAGTATTGTTCCGGCTCGGCAGTACGCCCTTCGGCCGGGCTATTCTTCTGGCTGAGCGGGTCATACCCTCCAGGCTCTTCACCGCGATGATCGTCTTCGGTCTCGGATTGGCCGCAAGCGTCATCACCGCAATCATCGCAGCCGTCCTCCTCGTCGCGATAGTCGGCATTCTCGGCTACGGCCGCCGCTCGCAGGTCCGTCTCGTTATCCTGTCGTGCTACTCGATCGGTCTGGGTGCTGTTCTGACACCGCTCGGCGAACCGCTGTCGACGATCGCCACGAGCCGCCTCGGGGAGAGTTTCTTTTACCTGTCAGGACTTCTCGGCAAGGATGTCCTGATTTCGCTCCTTATTATCGCAGCCGTTGCTGCCGCAGCTGTCGAGCCGCCTGTCCGTAAGGCATGCGGACAATCTACTGAGAAGGAATCATGGCATGCGATCTTTTTCCGCGGTTTCAATGTTTATGTATTCATCGTGGCGCTCGGCTTCCTCGGCGCGGGTTTCGCACCGCTTCTCGGGCAGCTGCTTGACGGCAGGAGCCCGGCGTTCCTCTATTGGGCCAACACGATTTCCGCGGTGCTCGATAACGCGACGCTCGCTTCGATCGAACTGAGTTCTTCAATGGATGCAAGCGTGGTCCGCGCTATCCTGATGGGGCTCATCATCAGCGGCGGGATGCTGATACCGGGGAATATCCCGAATATCATCGCGGCCGGGAAACTGTCGATCACGAGTAAGGAATGGGCACGGTTCGGTCTTCCCTTCGGTCTGCTCGGCATGCTTCTCTATTTCTTGGTCGCTGTCCGATGA
- a CDS encoding methyl-accepting chemotaxis protein: protein MKLTRSLTFQLGSLIIGILVVMLAITSVATYKTAYDKLFDAAGIEAYGCANITTGLILPDDMEKALGGDSDVQDEIGKQLNWTIEHKSIFETQYILTLDGTIVALDDNLKAKGFAPGDDFHIDREAIEMLKEMKHPTYSKAYNYADMKRLSGYAPIFKDHDPSKEVIAVSVIDFDASIVSSRTWDVVRNGILISIVPLLLAALLTLFLLRKKTKPISSLIEHSRQIADGNLSLSDVPVESQDEVGDLAKTLNTLSANLRTMIGTVGSTASKLTMSTSRTSDSLKEMEGAAHMVSENINEAASSTADGGASAEQAAQLMKDLAEGLRQADRRAGNAAAISNNTKLLSEEGRQRAVLLNDDMQKIRQSALSSQTAIEGLIGSAKKIQLITESISDIAAQTNLLALNASIEAARAGEHGKGFAVVAEEVRLLAEQSNEDVQQVGALIQGISSSISKVVRSSEESGELIESGSDTVRKTADTLGGISAAVEETVKEVEAISENLIKESRLSEEAEQHIRQLADAIHSIEEMTANISASGEETSATITEVAGQSDDMKRLAEELEASIRKFRLAEDGDSGTVS, encoded by the coding sequence ATGAAGTTGACAAGATCTTTAACATTCCAGCTGGGCAGTCTGATTATCGGCATCCTTGTCGTCATGCTTGCCATCACATCTGTCGCTACATACAAAACAGCGTACGATAAATTGTTCGATGCGGCGGGAATCGAAGCATACGGCTGTGCAAATATCACGACGGGGCTTATCCTGCCAGATGATATGGAAAAAGCGCTGGGCGGGGATTCGGATGTCCAGGACGAAATCGGGAAACAGTTGAATTGGACAATTGAGCACAAGAGTATTTTTGAAACTCAGTACATATTGACATTGGACGGAACGATCGTAGCGCTGGACGATAACCTGAAAGCGAAAGGATTCGCACCGGGTGATGACTTCCATATTGACAGGGAAGCGATTGAAATGCTGAAAGAGATGAAACATCCAACCTACTCAAAGGCTTACAACTATGCAGACATGAAACGCCTCTCAGGATATGCACCGATCTTCAAGGATCATGACCCTTCAAAAGAAGTGATCGCAGTCAGCGTCATTGATTTTGACGCATCGATCGTTTCATCACGGACCTGGGACGTAGTGCGGAACGGTATTCTGATCAGCATCGTGCCTTTGCTGCTGGCGGCTCTGCTGACACTGTTCCTTCTCCGCAAGAAGACGAAACCGATCTCTTCGCTTATCGAGCACTCCAGACAGATAGCCGATGGGAACCTGAGCCTCAGCGATGTCCCTGTTGAAAGTCAGGATGAAGTCGGCGACTTGGCAAAGACGCTCAATACGCTTTCCGCCAACTTGCGGACCATGATCGGCACTGTCGGATCGACAGCCTCGAAGTTGACGATGAGCACTTCCAGAACATCCGATTCGTTGAAGGAAATGGAAGGGGCTGCCCACATGGTTTCGGAAAACATCAACGAAGCGGCAAGCTCCACAGCCGACGGTGGCGCAAGTGCGGAACAGGCCGCACAGCTTATGAAGGATCTGGCAGAAGGACTGCGCCAGGCGGACAGGCGCGCTGGAAACGCAGCGGCCATTTCCAATAACACGAAACTCCTCTCCGAGGAAGGAAGACAGCGGGCAGTACTGCTGAATGACGATATGCAGAAAATCCGGCAGTCTGCATTGAGTTCCCAGACTGCGATCGAAGGCCTGATCGGGTCTGCGAAGAAGATCCAGCTGATTACGGAATCGATTTCCGATATCGCCGCGCAGACGAACCTCCTCGCCTTGAATGCCTCCATTGAAGCGGCACGGGCGGGAGAACACGGCAAAGGGTTTGCCGTAGTCGCCGAAGAAGTGAGGCTTCTGGCCGAGCAGTCGAACGAAGACGTCCAGCAGGTCGGCGCGCTCATCCAGGGTATTTCTTCAAGTATTTCAAAAGTAGTGAGATCCTCGGAGGAAAGCGGGGAACTTATAGAAAGTGGTTCGGATACTGTCCGCAAGACCGCAGACACACTTGGCGGCATCTCCGCTGCGGTCGAAGAGACTGTGAAGGAAGTGGAGGCCATCTCCGAAAACCTTATCAAGGAATCACGGCTCTCAGAGGAAGCCGAGCAGCATATCCGCCAGCTGGCGGACGCCATCCATTCCATCGAAGAGATGACAGCCAACATTTCAGCATCCGGAGAAGAAACGTCTGCGACCATCACGGAGGTAGCTGGCCAGTCGGACGACATGAAGCGGCTTGCGGAAGAGCTTGAAGCAAGCATCCGCAAATTCCGTTTGGCAGAAGACGGAGACAGCGGGACTGTCAGCTGA
- a CDS encoding diacylglycerol/lipid kinase family protein, whose translation MYAIIANPAAGRGKAANLFQKVHDGLTAARIPCTALLSDSPDAAGSFITGLHDQAPVSMIIVIGGDGTASSVLQLAVRLDIPLAILPAGSGNDSARTFGLTADPGQFLSSILVPSIRRVDLLNVNGRLGLTIAAAGADAEIGRRANQSAYKPVLNRFGLGSLAYLIAALETLIEFRPFSARLTVGDDIHDWQSVWLIAAGNTPTYGGGLRVCPSADPLDGSMAITAAHSARRLTVLFLLLPKLLLGKPIRSRAVTYANGPEAVLTADQDILFLIDGEPQENSVFRLKVEPDALQLVDTRQFL comes from the coding sequence ATGTATGCCATTATTGCGAATCCGGCGGCAGGTCGCGGTAAAGCTGCGAACCTGTTCCAGAAGGTACATGACGGCCTGACAGCAGCCCGGATTCCATGCACAGCCCTGCTCAGTGATTCACCTGATGCAGCCGGCTCATTCATCACCGGCCTGCATGATCAGGCACCTGTATCGATGATCATTGTGATCGGCGGTGACGGGACAGCAAGCTCTGTTTTACAGCTTGCCGTCAGGCTTGACATTCCCCTCGCCATCCTGCCCGCAGGCTCGGGCAATGATTCCGCACGGACATTCGGACTGACTGCTGATCCCGGCCAATTCCTGTCCAGCATCCTTGTCCCGTCGATCCGGCGTGTCGATCTGCTGAATGTGAACGGCAGACTCGGTCTCACCATTGCAGCAGCCGGTGCCGATGCGGAAATCGGCAGACGTGCCAACCAATCCGCCTATAAGCCTGTGCTGAACCGGTTCGGTCTCGGTTCCCTCGCCTATCTGATCGCGGCTCTCGAGACACTGATTGAATTCAGACCTTTCTCAGCACGGCTTACAGTCGGCGATGACATCCATGACTGGCAAAGCGTCTGGCTTATCGCAGCAGGCAATACGCCGACATACGGCGGCGGCCTCCGCGTCTGCCCGTCAGCAGATCCGCTAGACGGTTCGATGGCCATCACGGCGGCCCACTCTGCCCGGAGACTGACCGTCCTCTTCCTGCTGCTGCCGAAGCTGCTGCTCGGAAAGCCGATCAGAAGCCGGGCTGTCACCTATGCGAATGGTCCGGAAGCCGTCCTGACTGCCGATCAGGACATCCTGTTCTTGATTGACGGGGAACCACAGGAGAATTCGGTGTTCCGTCTGAAGGTGGAGCCGGATGCCCTTCAGCTCGTCGACACGCGGCAGTTTTTGTGA
- a CDS encoding MarR family winged helix-turn-helix transcriptional regulator, with protein sequence MTEQNIFELLHTIEKVTYQMVVQWQQRSDNDLGISHILVLQELLNEGESRPSDIAKKLNFTPASLTHLSTKLTKQGLVVRRQAENDKRTKYLSITDEGKSIVEKAYNDGIEVRRELFSHISADEQQALLDIYKKLDDALKEAKE encoded by the coding sequence ATGACGGAGCAGAATATTTTTGAATTACTTCACACAATCGAGAAAGTGACCTATCAGATGGTCGTCCAGTGGCAGCAGCGGTCTGATAATGATCTGGGGATTTCGCATATACTCGTCCTGCAGGAACTGCTGAATGAAGGGGAAAGCCGGCCATCCGATATCGCGAAAAAATTGAATTTCACGCCTGCCTCTCTGACGCACCTGTCTACGAAACTGACAAAACAAGGGCTCGTCGTCCGCCGCCAGGCTGAAAACGATAAACGGACCAAATATTTGTCGATCACCGATGAGGGCAAATCTATCGTTGAAAAAGCATATAACGACGGCATCGAGGTTCGGCGTGAATTGTTTTCCCATATCTCGGCAGACGAACAACAGGCATTGCTCGATATTTATAAAAAACTGGATGATGCACTGAAAGAGGCGAAAGAATGA
- a CDS encoding peptide MFS transporter: protein MSQLSKEEIVESVPQKGFFGHPKGLFSLFFTEFWERFSYYGMRAILVFYMYYEVSEGGLGLDKGTALAIVSLYGSLVYMSGIIGGWLADRVLGTSRSVFIGGIFIMLGHIVLSFPGNLGMLFFSMALIVIGTGLLKPNVSSMVGDIYPVGDNRQDAGFSIFYMGINLGSFIAPLTAGTLGTEYNFHLGFGLAAVGMFFGLVMFVMTKKKNLGLAGTYVANPLTPAEKKKTSIIVGIAVIVLAIIVAVAIPTGYLTLDSFIAFVGILGFLIPAAYFFVMYRSPKTNADEKSRVLAYIPLFLTAVMFWSIAEQGSTILALYADTRTNLDFLGIHLSPAWFQSLNPLFIIIFAPVFAWLWVKLGDRQPSIPHKFSLGLLFAGISFIVILLPGVMGGTDALVSPIWLALSIFTLVLGELCISPVGLSATTKLAPSAFTAQTMSLWFLSNAAAQALNAQLVKLYSADTETLYFGIIGGVAIVLSIIVFFVSPIISRYMKGVH from the coding sequence ATGTCACAGCTGTCTAAAGAGGAGATTGTTGAAAGCGTCCCGCAAAAAGGCTTTTTCGGTCATCCTAAAGGATTGTTCTCGTTATTCTTCACGGAGTTTTGGGAGCGCTTTTCTTACTATGGAATGCGTGCGATCCTTGTTTTCTATATGTACTACGAAGTCTCGGAAGGCGGTCTCGGCCTCGACAAGGGAACCGCACTCGCCATCGTTTCGCTGTATGGCTCACTCGTCTACATGTCGGGGATCATCGGCGGCTGGCTCGCGGACCGCGTGCTCGGAACGTCGCGTTCTGTCTTCATAGGCGGAATTTTCATAATGCTCGGCCACATTGTGTTGTCCTTCCCGGGCAATCTCGGTATGCTGTTCTTCTCCATGGCGCTCATCGTCATCGGTACAGGACTGCTGAAGCCGAATGTGTCCAGTATGGTCGGCGATATCTATCCGGTCGGTGATAACCGCCAGGATGCCGGCTTCAGTATCTTCTACATGGGGATCAACCTCGGGAGCTTCATCGCCCCGCTGACTGCCGGAACACTCGGTACGGAGTATAACTTCCATCTCGGTTTCGGACTTGCTGCAGTCGGTATGTTCTTCGGACTTGTCATGTTTGTCATGACGAAGAAAAAGAACCTCGGACTTGCCGGAACTTATGTTGCAAACCCGCTGACGCCTGCAGAGAAGAAGAAAACGTCTATAATTGTCGGAATTGCGGTGATTGTGTTGGCGATTATCGTCGCTGTCGCCATCCCGACCGGCTACCTTACGCTGGATTCGTTCATCGCATTCGTAGGGATTCTCGGATTCCTCATCCCGGCGGCTTACTTCTTCGTCATGTACCGCAGCCCCAAAACGAATGCTGATGAGAAGTCTCGTGTGCTCGCGTACATTCCGCTGTTCTTGACTGCGGTCATGTTCTGGTCGATCGCCGAGCAGGGCTCCACGATCCTTGCATTGTATGCGGATACGCGGACCAATCTGGACTTCCTCGGAATCCATCTGTCACCTGCCTGGTTCCAGTCACTGAACCCGCTGTTCATCATCATCTTCGCACCTGTATTTGCATGGCTCTGGGTGAAACTCGGCGATCGGCAGCCGTCGATCCCGCATAAGTTCTCACTCGGACTGCTGTTTGCAGGTATTTCGTTCATCGTCATCCTGCTTCCTGGCGTCATGGGCGGCACGGATGCATTGGTAAGCCCGATCTGGCTTGCTTTGAGCATCTTTACGCTTGTACTCGGTGAATTGTGCATTTCGCCGGTCGGCCTTTCAGCTACGACGAAGCTTGCGCCTTCCGCATTCACTGCACAGACGATGAGCCTCTGGTTCCTGTCGAACGCAGCAGCACAGGCACTGAACGCACAGCTCGTGAAATTGTATTCAGCAGATACCGAGACGTTGTACTTCGGGATCATCGGCGGTGTCGCCATCGTCCTCTCGATCATCGTATTCTTCGTATCGCCGATCATTTCGCGTTATATGAAAGGTGTCCATTAA
- a CDS encoding NAD-dependent succinate-semialdehyde dehydrogenase translates to MEKYEMIIGKQDYGEQLGTIGIVNPYTQETIATVPDGGADEAKRAVDAAHGAFPAWAALTAYERSGLIMKWHDLIERDKEDLARTMTEEQGKPITEARGEMEYANGFNAWYAEEAKRVYGETIPASKPGKRLFVTKQPVGVVAAITPWNFPAAMITRKVAPALAVGCTVVIKPSRLTPLTAVKLGRLALEAGIPEGVVNVVTGDSGAISDAWLEDGRVKKITFTGSTEVGRELMKKASDTVKKISLELGGLAPAIVMDDCDLDKAVDGVIATKFRNAGQTCICANRVYVQESIADEFTRKISEKVRQLKTGSGLEEETKIGPLVDRKGLEKVERHVEDALDKGAEAAVGGNLEEGLIYQPTVLTGVTDDMICMHEETFGPVVPIAPFKTEEEAIRRANDTIFGLAAYLFTENMSRGIRMSEQLEYGIVGLNDGSPSTPQAPFGGFKQSGLGREGGRQGIEEFVEVKYISAGI, encoded by the coding sequence ATGGAAAAATATGAAATGATTATTGGGAAGCAGGATTACGGCGAACAGCTGGGTACGATCGGCATCGTCAACCCATATACACAGGAAACGATTGCCACTGTGCCGGACGGCGGGGCGGATGAAGCGAAACGGGCAGTGGATGCCGCACATGGTGCGTTCCCCGCATGGGCTGCACTCACAGCCTACGAGCGGAGCGGGCTCATCATGAAATGGCATGATCTGATCGAGCGGGACAAGGAAGACCTCGCCCGCACGATGACCGAGGAACAGGGCAAGCCGATCACGGAAGCGCGCGGTGAGATGGAGTATGCAAACGGCTTCAACGCCTGGTATGCGGAAGAAGCGAAACGCGTATACGGTGAGACGATCCCCGCTTCAAAACCAGGGAAGCGGCTGTTTGTCACGAAACAGCCGGTCGGCGTCGTCGCAGCCATCACGCCGTGGAATTTCCCGGCGGCGATGATCACCCGGAAAGTCGCGCCTGCACTCGCTGTCGGCTGCACGGTCGTCATCAAACCGTCCCGTCTGACCCCCCTCACTGCCGTGAAACTCGGCCGGCTTGCACTCGAAGCCGGTATCCCGGAAGGCGTCGTCAACGTTGTGACAGGGGACTCAGGCGCAATCTCGGACGCCTGGCTCGAAGACGGACGGGTGAAGAAGATCACGTTCACCGGTTCTACGGAAGTCGGCCGGGAACTCATGAAGAAAGCATCGGATACTGTGAAGAAGATTTCTCTGGAACTCGGAGGGCTGGCGCCTGCCATCGTGATGGATGACTGTGATCTCGACAAAGCGGTGGACGGCGTCATTGCTACGAAATTCCGCAATGCTGGCCAGACGTGCATCTGTGCGAACCGCGTCTACGTACAGGAATCGATTGCAGATGAATTCACGAGGAAGATCAGCGAAAAGGTCAGACAGCTGAAGACGGGCAGCGGATTGGAAGAAGAAACGAAGATCGGACCGCTCGTCGACCGGAAAGGACTCGAGAAAGTCGAACGCCATGTGGAGGATGCACTGGACAAAGGCGCAGAAGCAGCCGTTGGCGGCAACCTGGAAGAAGGGCTCATCTACCAGCCCACTGTCCTGACAGGAGTGACCGATGATATGATCTGCATGCATGAAGAGACGTTCGGGCCGGTTGTGCCGATCGCTCCGTTCAAGACGGAAGAAGAAGCCATCCGGAGAGCGAACGATACGATCTTCGGGCTCGCCGCATATCTGTTCACGGAGAATATGAGCCGCGGTATCCGGATGAGCGAGCAGCTCGAGTACGGGATCGTTGGGCTGAACGACGGATCACCTTCCACGCCGCAGGCACCATTCGGCGGGTTCAAGCAGAGCGGTCTTGGACGCGAAGGCGGACGCCAGGGTATCGAGGAATTCGTCGAAGTGAAATATATTTCTGCAGGCATATGA